Proteins encoded by one window of Pelmatolapia mariae isolate MD_Pm_ZW linkage group LG14, Pm_UMD_F_2, whole genome shotgun sequence:
- the folr gene encoding folate receptor, whose product MWSVLALLLALSGGAMSLDKLNMCMDAKHHKTEPGPEGQLYQQCSPWRDNACCTANTSAEAHDDASYLYNFNWNHCGIMSKECKKHFIQDTCFYECSPHLGPWIQPVDQSWRKERILDVPLCKEDCETWWEDCKNDFTCKTNWHKGWDWSSGINKCPEGSKCSKWTDVFPTPKSMCEEIWSNSYIYTTYTKTSGKCMQLWFTGTNPNKKVAEYYLNNGQQQQSSALSTLLFLAVTSLSVMIH is encoded by the exons ATGTGGTCTGTCCTGGCCTTGCTGCTTGCCCTCTCTGGTGGAGCCATGTCTCTGGACAAACTGAACATGTGTATGGATGCAAAACATCACAAAACAGAGCCTGGCCCTGAGGGACAACTGTACCAGCAG TGCTCTCCATGGCGAGATAATGCATGCTGCACAGCCAACACCTCTGCAGAAGCCCATGACGATGCCTCCTATCTCTACAACTTCAACTGGAATCACTGTGGTATTATGAGCAAGGAGTGCAAAAAACATTTCATCCAGGACACTTGTTTTTATGAGTGCTCACCACACTTGGGACCTTGGATACAACCG GTGGATCAGAGCTGGCGTAAGGAGCGCATCTTAGATGTGCCTTTATGTAAGGAGGACTGTGAAACCTGGTGGGAAGACTGCAAGAATGATTTCACCTGCAAAACTAACTGGCACAAGGGATGGGACTGGAGCTCAG GTATCAACAAATGCCCTGAAGGTAGCAAGTGCAGTAAGTGGACTGATGTTTTCCCCACACCCAAATCCATGTGTGAAGAAATCTGGTCCAACTCTTACATCTATACCACATACACCAAAACCTCTGGGAAATGCATGCAGCTCTGGTTCACCGGCACAAACCCCAACAAGAAGGTTGCTGAGTACTACCTCAACAATGGGCAGCAACAGCAAAGCTCTGCTCTGTCAACACTGCTCTTCCTGGCTGTCACATCTCTCTCTGTAATGATtcattaa
- the inppl1a gene encoding phosphatidylinositol 3,4,5-trisphosphate 5-phosphatase 2A isoform X1, with product MAGGGGGGGSGASPLGPAPPMWYHRDLSRAAAEELLARAGRDGSFLVRDSESVNGAYALCVLFQKHVHTYRILPDDEGFLAVQTSQGVQPKRFKTLPELVSLYLQPSQGLVTTLLYPVEREETAVSDDRDYSDGEDEKPPLPPRSSSTSTPPGPDTPTDSTPAANGLSTISHEYLKGSYALDLEAVKQGASSLPHLNKTLVASCKRLNGEVDKVLSGLEILSKVFDQQSAFMVSKMIQQSVNQGGDQELENLVTKLAILKDLLSSIEKKALKALQDMSLTSPCSLPPLHSMRHSKSIPVQAFEVKLDVYLAELTKIGKSQKYTLSVDVEGGRLVVMKKVKDNQEDWITYTHDKIRQLIKSQRVQNKLGIVFEKEKDKSQRKDFIFASAKKREAFCQLLQLMKNKHSNQDEPDMISIFIGTWNMGSVPAPKNVASWVLCRGLGKTLDEMTVTIPHDLYVFGSQENSVCDREWVESLRALLKEQTELDYKPIAVQTLWNIKLAVLVKPEHENRISHVGMSSVKTGIANTLGNKGAVGVSFMFNGTSFGFVNCHLTSGNEKIARRNQNYLDILRLLSLGDKQLSSFDISLRFTHLFWLGDLNYRLDMDIQEILNYINRKEFDPLLKVDQLNLEREKNKVFLRFAEEEISFPPTYRYERGSRDTYVWQKQKATGMRTNVPSWCDRILWKSYPETHIVCNSYGCTDDVVTSDHSPVFATFEVGVTSQFVSKKGLPKSSEQAYIEFESIEAIVKTASRTKFFIEFYSTCLEEFKKSYENDSQSSDNVNFLRVGWSNKQLTTLKPLLSEIEYLQDQHLLLTVKSLDGYESYGECVLALKSMIGSTAQQFHTYLSHRGEETGNIRGSMRVRVPSERMGTRERLYEWISVDKDETSGPKGKSAVVCRSGHEYVKPSVIRKPLGELGKVSEEGERNSKEETAARPKQDGSDSDPSISKNSYNNPAYYILEGVPNQSAAAVSPELLPSPTSTNPQAAKPPPPSAGARSKPPGAASGPPHPRRQVRAISEESSSEDDGGACVVGAQGGGVGSTLNRPPPDFPPPPLPKGALEMVPEAPFTKPRSLYPDLAEVRIPAAGPAAHGDAFRRGGVGVGAGALDDQSCSVLQMAKTLSDSEFPGQPPRAPSAPPPLRGQPMGLGLDACRTFPPRNPITESIAEDMPEEALWGSSSSSLSVGESSVGEWLQRLGLERYEQGLLHNGWDDLEFLSDITEEDLEEAGVHDPAHKRILLESLRQQQQQK from the exons ATGGCCGGGGGTGGTGGTGGCGGCGGCAGTGGGGCTTCTCCGTTGGGCCCCGCACCGCCGATGTGGTATCACCGGGACCTGAGTCGAGCGGCGGCCGAGGAGCTGCTTGCCCGAGCCGGTAGAGACGGGAGCTTCCTGGTGCGGGACAGTGAGAGTGTCAACGGGGCTTACGCTTTGTGTGTACT GTTTCAGAAGCACGTCCACACATACAGGATATTACCAGATGACGAAGGTTTTCTGGCAGTGCAG ACCTCTCAGGGCGTGCAGCCTAAGCGGTTTAAGACTCTGCCAGAGCTGGTGTCATTGTACCTGCAGCCCAGCCAGGGTCTGGTCACCACCCTGCTTTACCCCGtggagagagaggagacagCTGTCAGTGATGATAGGGACTATTCCG ATGGAGAGGATGAGAagccgcccctcccccctcgctcttcctccacctccactccCCCTGGACCAGACACACCCACAGACAG TACTCCAGCAGCTAATGGCCTGAGCACCATCTCCCACGAGTATCTGAAGGGCAGCTACGCTTTGGACCTCGAAGCAGTCAAACAGGGGGCCTCATCCCTGCCTCATCTCAACAAGACACTAGTGGCCTCCTGCAAACGCCTTAATGG AGAGGTGGATAAAGTTTTGTCAGGCCTGGAGATCCTGTCTAAAGTGTTTGATCAGCAAAGCGCTTTCATGGTCTCCAAAATGATCCAACAG TCAGTGAATCAGGGTGGAGACCAGGAACTGGAGAACCTTGTGACCAAGTTGGCGATTCTCAAAGACCTGCTGTCCTCCATAGAAAAGAAG GCCCTGAAAGCTCTACAGGACATGAGTTTGACCTCTCCAtgctccctccctcctctgcactcCATGCGTCACAGCAAATCCATTCCTGTGCAGGCCTTCGAG GTGAAGCTCGACGTTTACCTGGCAGAGCTGACAAAGATCGGAAAGAGTCAGAAGTACACGCTGTCTGTAGACGTAGAGGGAGGAAGGCTGGTAGTAATGAAGAAGGTGAAGGACAATCAAGAGGACTGGATCACCTACACACATGACAAAA TACGTCAGCTGATCAAGTCTCAGCGGGTGCAGAATAAACTGGGCATTGTGTTTGAGAAGGAGAAGGATAAGAGCCAGAGGAAAGACTTCATCTTTGCTAGTGCCAAG AAACGGGAGGCGTTCtgccagctgctgcagctgatgAAGAACAAGCATTCCAACCAGGACGAGCCAGACATGATCTCCATCTTCATAGGCACCTGGAATATGG GCTCTGTACCTGCACCCAAAAACGTGGCCTCGTGGGTTTTGTGTCGTGGTCTCGGGAAGACACTGGACGAGATGACCGTCACCATCCCTCATGACCTGTATGTGTTTGGCAGCCAGGAAAATTCAGTGTGCGATCGGGAGTGGGTGGAGTCACTGCGCGCTCTGCTGAAAGAACAGACAGAACTGGATTATAAGCCG ATCGCCGTGCAGACTCTGTGGAACATAAAACTTGCTGTGTTGGTGAAACCTGAACACGAGAACCGGATAAGCCACGTTGGGATGTCCAGTGTCAAGACGGGCATCGCCAATACTCTGG GTAACAAAGGAGCAGTGGGCGTGTCTTTCATGTTCAATGGGACGTCGTTTGGCTTTGTCAACTGTCACTTGACATCAGGGAATGAAAAGATTGCCAG GAGGAACCAGAACTACCTTGATATCCTGCGGCTGCTTTCACTAGGAGACAAACAGCTGAGCTcctttgacatttcgctgcgCTTCACGCACCTCTTTTGGCTGGGAGACCTCAACTACAGGCTGGATATGGACATACAG gagaTTTTAAACTACATTAACAGGAAGGAGTTTGACCCCCTGCTGAAAGTGGACCAGCTCAACCTGGAGAGAGAGAAGAATAAAGTGTTTTTACGCTTTG CGGAGGAAGAAATCTCGTTTCCGCCCACCTACCGTTACGAACGAGGCTCAAGAGATACGTATGTCTGGCAGAAGCAGAAGGCCACAGGG ATGAGGACTAATGTTCCATCGTGGTGCGATAGGATTCTGTGGAAGTCTTACCCAGAAACACACATAGTCTGCAACTCCTATG gCTGTACAGACGATGTTGTGACCAGTGATCATTCCCCTGTATTTGCTACATTTGAGGTGGGGGTGACCTCCCAGTTTGTCTCCAAAAAAG GTTTGCCAAAGTCTTCAGAGCAGGCCTACATCGAGTTCGAGAGCATTGAGGCCATAGTAAAGACGGCGAGCAGGACCAAGTTCTTCATTGAGTTTTACTCCACTTGTCTGGAAG AGTTTAAGAAGAGTTACGAGAACGACAGTCAGAGCAGCGATAACGTGAACTTCCTGCGTGTGGGCTGGTCCAACAAGCAGTTAACAACACTCAAACCTCTTCTGTCAGAGATCGAGTACCTGCAGGATCAGCATCTCTTGCTAACAGTGAAATCACTGGATGGATACGAGTCCTACG GCGAGTGCGTGTTGGCTCTGAAGTCGATGATTGGCAGCACAGCACAACAGTTCCACACCTACCTGTCTCACCGTGGGGAGGAAACAGGAAATATCCGAGGGTCAATGAGGGTCAGAGTCCCTTCTGAAAGAATGGGAACCAGGGAGCGATTGTACG AGTGGATCAGCGTGGATAAGGATGAGACGAGTGGACCTAAAGGGAAATCTGCTGTGGTATGCAGATCGGGGCATGAGTATGTGAA GCCATCTGTGATTCGTAAGCCACTCGGAGAGCTGGGAAAGGTCAGTGAAGAGGGAGAAAGGAACAGCAAGGAGGAGACCGCTGCAAG ACCTAAACAGGACGGATCAGACAGCGATCCATCTATCAGCAAGAACAGCTACAATAATCCTGCCTACTACATCCTGGAGGGCGTTCCCAACCAGTCAGCTGCAGCCGTTTCACCTGAGCTTCTGCCCTCTCCTACCTCAACCAACCCCCAGGCAGCTAAACCCCCTCCTCCCTCTGCCGGGGCGCGTTCCAAACCCCCCGGCGCAGCCTCGGGGCCCCCTCACCCACGCAGACAGGTTCGTGCCATTAGCGAGGAGAGCTCCTCAGAAGACGATGGAGGTGCTTGTGTTGTTGGGGCacagggaggaggtgttggaAGCACACTGAATCGACCTCCTCCTGACTTCCCCCCACCTCCTCTACCAAAGGGAGCCCTGGAGATGGTTCCCGAGGCCCCCTTCACCAAACCTCGCTCCCTTTACCCCGACCTGGCTGAGGTCAGGATCCCCGCAGCTGGCCCCGCTGCCCACGGAGATGCTTTCAGGCGAGGAGGAGTTGGAGTTGGAGCAGGGGCGCTGGACGACCAGTCGTGCTCTGTGCTCCAGATGGCAAAGACACTGAGTGACAGTGAGTTTCCTGGACAGCCTCCTCGTGCCCCCTCAGCACCGCCTCCTCTCAGAGGGCAGCCGATGGGTTTAGGTCTGGATGCCTGCCGCACCTTCCCACCTAGAAATCCCATCACAGAAAGTATAGCAGAGGACATGCCTGAGGAG GCACTTTGGGGCAGCAGTAGCTCATCTCTGTCTGTGGGGGAATCGTCAGTGGGCGAGTGGCTGCAGAGGCTGGGCCTGGAGCGGTATGAGCAGGGTCTTCTACACAACGGCTGGGACGATTTGGAGTTCCTCAG TGACATCACTGAGGAGGACCTGGAGGAGGCGGGAGTGCACGACCCCGCCCACAAGCGAATCCTGCTTGAGAGCctcaggcagcagcagcagcagaaatag
- the inppl1a gene encoding phosphatidylinositol 3,4,5-trisphosphate 5-phosphatase 2A isoform X2 — MAGGGGGGGSGASPLGPAPPMWYHRDLSRAAAEELLARAGRDGSFLVRDSESVNGAYALCVLFQKHVHTYRILPDDEGFLAVQTSQGVQPKRFKTLPELVSLYLQPSQGLVTTLLYPVEREETAVSDDRDYSDGEDEKPPLPPRSSSTSTPPGPDTPTDSTPAANGLSTISHEYLKGSYALDLEAVKQGASSLPHLNKTLVASCKRLNGEVDKVLSGLEILSKVFDQQSAFMVSKMIQQSVNQGGDQELENLVTKLAILKDLLSSIEKKALKALQDMSLTSPCSLPPLHSMRHSKSIPVQAFEVKLDVYLAELTKIGKSQKYTLSVDVEGGRLVVMKKVKDNQEDWITYTHDKIRQLIKSQRVQNKLGIVFEKEKDKSQRKDFIFASAKKREAFCQLLQLMKNKHSNQDEPDMISIFIGTWNMGSVPAPKNVASWVLCRGLGKTLDEMTVTIPHDLYVFGSQENSVCDREWVESLRALLKEQTELDYKPIAVQTLWNIKLAVLVKPEHENRISHVGMSSVKTGIANTLGNKGAVGVSFMFNGTSFGFVNCHLTSGNEKIARRNQNYLDILRLLSLGDKQLSSFDISLRFTHLFWLGDLNYRLDMDIQEILNYINRKEFDPLLKVDQLNLEREKNKVFLRFAEEEISFPPTYRYERGSRDTYVWQKQKATGMRTNVPSWCDRILWKSYPETHIVCNSYGCTDDVVTSDHSPVFATFEVGVTSQFVSKKGLPKSSEQAYIEFESIEAIVKTASRTKFFIEFYSTCLEEFKKSYENDSQSSDNVNFLRVGWSNKQLTTLKPLLSEIEYLQDQHLLLTVKSLDGYESYGECVLALKSMIGSTAQQFHTYLSHRGEETGNIRGSMRVRVPSERMGTRERLYEWISVDKDETSGPKGKSAVVCRSGHEPSVIRKPLGELGKVSEEGERNSKEETAARPKQDGSDSDPSISKNSYNNPAYYILEGVPNQSAAAVSPELLPSPTSTNPQAAKPPPPSAGARSKPPGAASGPPHPRRQVRAISEESSSEDDGGACVVGAQGGGVGSTLNRPPPDFPPPPLPKGALEMVPEAPFTKPRSLYPDLAEVRIPAAGPAAHGDAFRRGGVGVGAGALDDQSCSVLQMAKTLSDSEFPGQPPRAPSAPPPLRGQPMGLGLDACRTFPPRNPITESIAEDMPEEALWGSSSSSLSVGESSVGEWLQRLGLERYEQGLLHNGWDDLEFLSDITEEDLEEAGVHDPAHKRILLESLRQQQQQK; from the exons ATGGCCGGGGGTGGTGGTGGCGGCGGCAGTGGGGCTTCTCCGTTGGGCCCCGCACCGCCGATGTGGTATCACCGGGACCTGAGTCGAGCGGCGGCCGAGGAGCTGCTTGCCCGAGCCGGTAGAGACGGGAGCTTCCTGGTGCGGGACAGTGAGAGTGTCAACGGGGCTTACGCTTTGTGTGTACT GTTTCAGAAGCACGTCCACACATACAGGATATTACCAGATGACGAAGGTTTTCTGGCAGTGCAG ACCTCTCAGGGCGTGCAGCCTAAGCGGTTTAAGACTCTGCCAGAGCTGGTGTCATTGTACCTGCAGCCCAGCCAGGGTCTGGTCACCACCCTGCTTTACCCCGtggagagagaggagacagCTGTCAGTGATGATAGGGACTATTCCG ATGGAGAGGATGAGAagccgcccctcccccctcgctcttcctccacctccactccCCCTGGACCAGACACACCCACAGACAG TACTCCAGCAGCTAATGGCCTGAGCACCATCTCCCACGAGTATCTGAAGGGCAGCTACGCTTTGGACCTCGAAGCAGTCAAACAGGGGGCCTCATCCCTGCCTCATCTCAACAAGACACTAGTGGCCTCCTGCAAACGCCTTAATGG AGAGGTGGATAAAGTTTTGTCAGGCCTGGAGATCCTGTCTAAAGTGTTTGATCAGCAAAGCGCTTTCATGGTCTCCAAAATGATCCAACAG TCAGTGAATCAGGGTGGAGACCAGGAACTGGAGAACCTTGTGACCAAGTTGGCGATTCTCAAAGACCTGCTGTCCTCCATAGAAAAGAAG GCCCTGAAAGCTCTACAGGACATGAGTTTGACCTCTCCAtgctccctccctcctctgcactcCATGCGTCACAGCAAATCCATTCCTGTGCAGGCCTTCGAG GTGAAGCTCGACGTTTACCTGGCAGAGCTGACAAAGATCGGAAAGAGTCAGAAGTACACGCTGTCTGTAGACGTAGAGGGAGGAAGGCTGGTAGTAATGAAGAAGGTGAAGGACAATCAAGAGGACTGGATCACCTACACACATGACAAAA TACGTCAGCTGATCAAGTCTCAGCGGGTGCAGAATAAACTGGGCATTGTGTTTGAGAAGGAGAAGGATAAGAGCCAGAGGAAAGACTTCATCTTTGCTAGTGCCAAG AAACGGGAGGCGTTCtgccagctgctgcagctgatgAAGAACAAGCATTCCAACCAGGACGAGCCAGACATGATCTCCATCTTCATAGGCACCTGGAATATGG GCTCTGTACCTGCACCCAAAAACGTGGCCTCGTGGGTTTTGTGTCGTGGTCTCGGGAAGACACTGGACGAGATGACCGTCACCATCCCTCATGACCTGTATGTGTTTGGCAGCCAGGAAAATTCAGTGTGCGATCGGGAGTGGGTGGAGTCACTGCGCGCTCTGCTGAAAGAACAGACAGAACTGGATTATAAGCCG ATCGCCGTGCAGACTCTGTGGAACATAAAACTTGCTGTGTTGGTGAAACCTGAACACGAGAACCGGATAAGCCACGTTGGGATGTCCAGTGTCAAGACGGGCATCGCCAATACTCTGG GTAACAAAGGAGCAGTGGGCGTGTCTTTCATGTTCAATGGGACGTCGTTTGGCTTTGTCAACTGTCACTTGACATCAGGGAATGAAAAGATTGCCAG GAGGAACCAGAACTACCTTGATATCCTGCGGCTGCTTTCACTAGGAGACAAACAGCTGAGCTcctttgacatttcgctgcgCTTCACGCACCTCTTTTGGCTGGGAGACCTCAACTACAGGCTGGATATGGACATACAG gagaTTTTAAACTACATTAACAGGAAGGAGTTTGACCCCCTGCTGAAAGTGGACCAGCTCAACCTGGAGAGAGAGAAGAATAAAGTGTTTTTACGCTTTG CGGAGGAAGAAATCTCGTTTCCGCCCACCTACCGTTACGAACGAGGCTCAAGAGATACGTATGTCTGGCAGAAGCAGAAGGCCACAGGG ATGAGGACTAATGTTCCATCGTGGTGCGATAGGATTCTGTGGAAGTCTTACCCAGAAACACACATAGTCTGCAACTCCTATG gCTGTACAGACGATGTTGTGACCAGTGATCATTCCCCTGTATTTGCTACATTTGAGGTGGGGGTGACCTCCCAGTTTGTCTCCAAAAAAG GTTTGCCAAAGTCTTCAGAGCAGGCCTACATCGAGTTCGAGAGCATTGAGGCCATAGTAAAGACGGCGAGCAGGACCAAGTTCTTCATTGAGTTTTACTCCACTTGTCTGGAAG AGTTTAAGAAGAGTTACGAGAACGACAGTCAGAGCAGCGATAACGTGAACTTCCTGCGTGTGGGCTGGTCCAACAAGCAGTTAACAACACTCAAACCTCTTCTGTCAGAGATCGAGTACCTGCAGGATCAGCATCTCTTGCTAACAGTGAAATCACTGGATGGATACGAGTCCTACG GCGAGTGCGTGTTGGCTCTGAAGTCGATGATTGGCAGCACAGCACAACAGTTCCACACCTACCTGTCTCACCGTGGGGAGGAAACAGGAAATATCCGAGGGTCAATGAGGGTCAGAGTCCCTTCTGAAAGAATGGGAACCAGGGAGCGATTGTACG AGTGGATCAGCGTGGATAAGGATGAGACGAGTGGACCTAAAGGGAAATCTGCTGTGGTATGCAGATCGGGGCATGA GCCATCTGTGATTCGTAAGCCACTCGGAGAGCTGGGAAAGGTCAGTGAAGAGGGAGAAAGGAACAGCAAGGAGGAGACCGCTGCAAG ACCTAAACAGGACGGATCAGACAGCGATCCATCTATCAGCAAGAACAGCTACAATAATCCTGCCTACTACATCCTGGAGGGCGTTCCCAACCAGTCAGCTGCAGCCGTTTCACCTGAGCTTCTGCCCTCTCCTACCTCAACCAACCCCCAGGCAGCTAAACCCCCTCCTCCCTCTGCCGGGGCGCGTTCCAAACCCCCCGGCGCAGCCTCGGGGCCCCCTCACCCACGCAGACAGGTTCGTGCCATTAGCGAGGAGAGCTCCTCAGAAGACGATGGAGGTGCTTGTGTTGTTGGGGCacagggaggaggtgttggaAGCACACTGAATCGACCTCCTCCTGACTTCCCCCCACCTCCTCTACCAAAGGGAGCCCTGGAGATGGTTCCCGAGGCCCCCTTCACCAAACCTCGCTCCCTTTACCCCGACCTGGCTGAGGTCAGGATCCCCGCAGCTGGCCCCGCTGCCCACGGAGATGCTTTCAGGCGAGGAGGAGTTGGAGTTGGAGCAGGGGCGCTGGACGACCAGTCGTGCTCTGTGCTCCAGATGGCAAAGACACTGAGTGACAGTGAGTTTCCTGGACAGCCTCCTCGTGCCCCCTCAGCACCGCCTCCTCTCAGAGGGCAGCCGATGGGTTTAGGTCTGGATGCCTGCCGCACCTTCCCACCTAGAAATCCCATCACAGAAAGTATAGCAGAGGACATGCCTGAGGAG GCACTTTGGGGCAGCAGTAGCTCATCTCTGTCTGTGGGGGAATCGTCAGTGGGCGAGTGGCTGCAGAGGCTGGGCCTGGAGCGGTATGAGCAGGGTCTTCTACACAACGGCTGGGACGATTTGGAGTTCCTCAG TGACATCACTGAGGAGGACCTGGAGGAGGCGGGAGTGCACGACCCCGCCCACAAGCGAATCCTGCTTGAGAGCctcaggcagcagcagcagcagaaatag